The genomic window TATTGTTTGCTTCTCTGTCATTTTTTGCAGCGATCAAATCGATAATTTCTTGTACGCTTGCTTTTAAGGTTTCGAATTTACTATTCATATATTTTCTTGTTTTTATTTTGTTTCAAGTTTCAGGTTTCATGTTTCATGTTCCAAACGTTAACTTGAAACATGAAACCTGAAACTTAAAAACTTATTTACTCTTCGTTTTTACTTTCGTTAAATTTCTTTACAATTTCCTTTAGCTTTTCTTTACGGGCTATTTCGGCTTGCTTTGCTTTTGCTTGGGCTTTGTGCAATTTATCATTGTGTTTCTTGATATTGCGTTCGTTATTACGTCCCATATATTTCTCTTTTAATTTGTTCTAACGTTTTTTCGGTAAAAATCAATTCTGTTATAATCTGCTTTCGCAATTCATCAATATCATCATAATTAAAATGCCTTGCCCACGAAGTTAATTGCTGCAAATTTCTTATTTGTTTCAATCTTTTAGTAGTTTCAAAACTTGTTCGAAGCACAGGTTTCCCATCATATTCTGGGTTGTTTTTGTGCTCATAATTGGCAAGATTTTTTTCGAAATCGGCTTTTATGTAGTATAGTTTTTCTTCGGCATTGTCTGGATAAAATTCTTCCCATTTGGCAAAACCAATTTTAGTTTTCGATTCTGTTTCAGGATCTTTAGCTATTAAACGCCATTTACTGTTTGCCAATCTTCCCCAATGATTGGAAACACGGTACATTCCTGCTTCTGTATAATAATAGGAACTTCCTGCTTTACTTTCAAACTGCTTTTTTAAACCTTCAATTTCATTTGGAAGCACTTCCTTAAAGGCACAAAATGTATTTTTAAAAGAATTAGGATGTGGCTTAAAGTTTTTCTGCATGCTGCAAATATACTCAGATTGTGCGGAACTCCCTAAAACAAACATTAATTGCTTACCTTTGCTTTGTAATTTCAAAATAAAAGAAGATGTCTAAAGATTTAGAACAAAAAATGCCGCAAAAAGGAGTTTTTACAGGTATTATAGAAAAAGATGAAAACAATAATTATTTCTGTGGCGAATATCTTTTAGATTATAAAATGGTTCAATCTAACTTTAATGTAGGCGATTGGATTACTATAAAATCGATTATCGAAAACCCAAGCGATATCAGCTATAATAAATATCCAAAGAAATCAAGAAACTTCGATAAGGCTAATCATAAACCAGAATAGTTCTTTTGTTTCAGGTTTCAGGTTTCAGGTTGGAACTTTTAATTTTTTAACGCAGAGAACGCAAAGTTTTTTTATCTAAATGATGTTTAAAATACAGAGTTCGCGAAGCTTTATCAATACAAAGCTTTGCGAACTCTGTGTTTTTGTTTTACTTAGAATCTTATAAAACTCTTTGTGCGCTTTGTGGTTAAAAAAACGATCAGGATATCAAATTTCCATTAACTCTTAACGATTCCGTAACGAATATTTTTTCGATCAAAACTAAAAAGTTAAAAAAAAGTGTACCTTTGCAAAAAATTTGTCGATTTGAACTAATTAATATCGATTTCAAACTAATAGACAAGTAGTTACCTTTTATTTATGAAAAAAATAGTTGAATACCGCAAGTTACTAAACGTAGAAAAAACTGCAGAGTTAAAAGAGTTAAAAACAATTTATCGTAATGCAATGAAAGAAGCGCATCCTGATAAATTTCAAGGAGATGACGCTGGTCTAAAAGCTGCTGAAGAAAAAAGTAAAACTATCATCGAAGCTTACCACTTTTTAGTAAGCATTCACCCTGATACTATTAAACTTAATTTACCTGAGTACACAGAAACAATTTCAACTTGTACAATTACAGATTATAAATTTGTTGAAGGTCGTTTAATCATTGACTTTTCTAACGGAAGTGTATACGAATACATTAGTGTTCCTAAAGCAACTTACGTTAAGATGGTAAATGCTGATTCTCCTGGAAGATTTGCAAAAAGACATATCTTAAACTCTTTTACTTGGAGAAAGAAAACAAATCAAGAATAGTTTTAAAACACTATATTCATAAAAAAGCGCTCTATTAAACGAGCGCTTTTTTTATGCAAAAAAAATAAAATTTTGAATAGACTGATTTAAAATACGTTTCTAATTAAAAACTTTCAATCAAAAAACAACAATGAACATACTGATTTAATGAGTTTTAGATCAAAAAAAACTATAACAAAATTTTAGGTTCCAAAATTCTGTATGTTTTATAATTTTAGATACTTTTGTTGCACAAATCAATTAACTAATTAATTTTTTATAATGAAAAAAATACTTTTTGTACTTACAGCTTCTGCAGCTATCATTTCTTGCAGCAAAGTTAAAGATGGAGAATACCTAATTACGGGTACAGCTACAGGAATTGAAAACGGAAAAACTATTATTTTACAAGGTGCAGATCCTGCTACAAGAATGCCTGTTTCTCTTGATACAGTAAAAGTTGAAAACGGAAAATTTGAAATAAAAGGAAAAGTAACTGAACCAGCTTTCCATACTTTGATTTTACAAGGAGCAAATGGTCCTATTCCATTAATTCTTGAAACAGGAGAAATTAAAGTTACAATTGACAAAGACAGCATCCAAAAATCTAAAGTTTCTGGAACTTACAATAATGACGAGTATGTATCTTTCATTGAAGATATTACAAAAACTCAAAAAAGCTTAATTGATTTTCAGAAAAAGAATAATCAAAAAATGCAGCAAGCACAACAAGCTCAAGATACAGCAGTTATCAACAGTTTGATGAAACAATACATGGAAATCCAAAAAGAAGTTGGAGAAAACAGCAAAAAGAAATATTATACTTATGCTGAAAGCCATCCAAAATCTTACATTACAGTTGTACTTATTCAAAATTTATTGAATGATCCAGCAGCTGATACTAAAAAATTAGAAAGCCTTTACAACTCTTTAGATGAGTCTTTGAAAACAACTACTCCTGGAAAAGAAATTAAAACGAGATTTGGCCAAGCAAAAATGCCATCTGTTGGAGCTACAGCTGCACCAGTAGGCAGTGCTAAATGAAGAGCAGATTTTTCGGCTCCGAATCCAGAAGGAAAGGTAGTTTCGCTAAAACAAAGTTTAGGTAAAGTAACAATCGTAGATTTCTGGGCTTCATGGTGCGGACCATGCAGACAAGAAAATCCTAACGTTGTAGCTATTTACAAAGAACTGCATTCAAAAGGCTTAAATATCATTGGAGTGTCTTTAGATAAAGATGCTGCAAAATGGAAAGAAGCAATTGCTAAAGATGGTTTAACTTGGACACACGTTTCAAACTTAAAATTTTGGGACGAGCCAATTGCCAAGCAATATAATGTTGAATCGATTCCTGCAACTTTTATTCTTGATGCATCTGGAAAAGTGGTTGCTCAAGACTTAAGAGGTCCAGAATTGAAAGCAAAAATAGTAGAGCTTTTAGCTAAATAATACCATTTTCAGAATAAATAAAAAATCTCCCTAGTGGAGATTTTTTTTTGTTTTATATATGAATAATAAATTTAAAATAACAGCAGTTCTAATTATCTTAATTAAAGTCCGTTTAAATTCATTTATAGCGAACGAAATTCAGTACATTTTTTCTTAGAGAAAGCAAAAGAACGCTTAAAAAAGACCTATAAAACGATCTTCAGCTTAAGATTGTTTCCGTAATTTTTTAAAACCACTAATAAAAATATAAAACAGAATTTTTGATCAACTTACTCGTGATTTTTGAGGAAAATCAATTATTTTGAAGTTAAATCTACCGTGTAAAAAACAAAAAACCAACAATTATACATTAAGAATAATCCTATTTTATTAAATAAATTAAAAAAAAGTGCTGATTAGCCTTTTTTTATTTTATTCAATTCCAATGAATTAAAAAATAACTTTAAAATAACTTAAAATTAAGTGCTTTTTTTGTTTGCAAATGTAGAAAACGTTGCTATCTTTGCAACCGCTTAGAACAACAAAGCGCAACAATACAAAGCTGAGGGGAGATACTCAAGCGGCCAACGAGGGCAGACTGTAAATCTGCTGTGTGAACTTCGCAGGTTCGAATCCTGCTCTCCCCACCAAAAGGTCGAAAAGCCGGAAAACTTAAAGTTTTCAATCTTTTCGAAAAGCCTTAAAAAATGTCTTAAAGCCAGTAAATCCGATGATTTACTGGCTTTTTTGCTTTATGGGCAGTTTTCAATATTTATAAATGCTCACAAAATAAAAGGTGCAGAATCGGTGCACTTTCCGGCGTGGAGTTGATACCTTTTTTGCGACTAAAAGCTTAGGCAGTGTTTATCTGAAGCAGTAAAAAATCAGGGGATACTAAAGTAAATATAATACTAGAGAGAAAGCAAAAAAATCTATAACTGATTATATAGAAAACTTTTACAACACCTGCAGAAGACATTCTGCTCTCGAAAACTTAACGATAGAAGAGTTTCACAATCAGCAGCCAATTAAGCAATAGCTTTACATATGATGCTGGCCTTAAAGTAGATGCACAATCGATGCATTTAGATTTAACAAGAACTTATAGTTACTCTATGAAACAATTTAAAGGCTCAAGTTCGAAACATTACTATTTCAATTTCTTATTTGCTGTTGTAAAGAAGCCTGTAATTGATAAATGTCTTTAGTTTAATCATGATAATTGTAGATCTATAGAAAAAGCATAAAAATCGGTCATGAATGATATTAAAAATTTCCATAACACCTGCAGAGGAGACTCTGCTTAAATCCACCACCCTAATATCATATAGACCGACTTGACTACATTATTTCCCAATTTGACTACATCGAAAAAAACACAACATGCGAATTTTGCAGTTCATCATAAAAAAAATAAAAAATGACTGCGATTGAAAAAAAACTAAGTGGGAAAATTGTTGTAATTACTGGAGCAAGTAGCGGAATTGGAAAAGCAATTGCACTAAAACTTGCCGAACACGGCGCTAAGGTTGTACTGGGTGCCCGCACACAAGAAAAACTTGCCCTGCTGGCTGAACAAATAAAAAAAACAGGCGGAGAGGCAGAGTATCGGGTTACCGATGTTAAGAAAAAAGAAGACTTGCATGCTCTAATTCAGAGAGCACTTAGCATGTACGATAGAATTGATGTGCTTATAAATAATGCCGGCATTAGCGAACTAAGCAGAATTGATGATTTGGATATTGAGGGCTGGGAAGAAATGATTGATGTGAATATTAAAGGGGTGCTTTATGGAATGGCCGCTGCAATTCCTGCTTTTAAACAGCAAAAATCCGGACACATTATCAATATCATTTCAACTTCTGGAATAAAAATTGTACCAATGCAAGGTGTTTATGCCGGCACAAAAAATGCAGTACGCACCATATCCGAAGCATTTAGACAAGAGTCGAACGGCGAAATACGCATTACAGGAATCTCTCCGGGAGTGGTTAAAACTGATTTTGTAAATAACATTAAGAATGACTCGATGAAATTTCTAATTAAAGAAAATATGGAAAAAATGGCTATTAGTCCAAATGCAATTGCAAATGCAGTATTGTATGCCATCGAACAGCCTTCAGACGTTGAGATAGGCGACATTGTCATTCGTCCTGCTGTACAGAATTAACTCTGCCTGGCACATCTAAAATTATTTTGTACATTTATGATAAAATGAAACCAGATAACTCAAATATTAAGACCTTTTCAAGCATTTCTCAATTGATGCAGCACCTTGGACAGCCCTCACCATTACATCCTCTTATTGCCTTGGTGAACTATGATAAGACATCATTTACTGCATTTGAAAAGAACCAGAAAATCTGCATCGATTTTTATAAAATTTCATTTAAAACCAATTTTAAAGGACGTGTAAAATATGGACAAGGCTATTACGATTTTGAGGAAGGAGGTTTGGCCTTTTTAAAACCTAAACAAATCATAACTTCACCAGATAATGAAGACAGCTATGAAGGGTACGCATTGTACTTTCATCCCGACTTTATACGAAGTTATCCACTAGGCAGTTCTATAAACCAATATGGCTTTTTTTCCTACGCTGTTTCTGAAGGCTTATTCGTATCTGTCAAAGAAAATATAATTATAAGTAATTTATTCAAGGCGATGTTCATTGAATTAAAAAACAATATGGACCATTTTAGCCAGGATGTTTTGGTTTCTCAAATTGAATTACTATTGAATTACAGCAATCGTTTTTACAATCGCCAATTCATTACACGACGAAATATAAATCATGACATCATAACTGCGTTGGATAATTTATTAGATGAATACTTTATAAAAGATATCAGTTTAGAAAATGGTTTTCCATCTGTCGATTATGTGAGTACTAAATT from Flavobacterium fluviale includes these protein-coding regions:
- a CDS encoding helix-turn-helix domain-containing protein, with product MKPDNSNIKTFSSISQLMQHLGQPSPLHPLIALVNYDKTSFTAFEKNQKICIDFYKISFKTNFKGRVKYGQGYYDFEEGGLAFLKPKQIITSPDNEDSYEGYALYFHPDFIRSYPLGSSINQYGFFSYAVSEGLFVSVKENIIISNLFKAMFIELKNNMDHFSQDVLVSQIELLLNYSNRFYNRQFITRRNINHDIITALDNLLDEYFIKDISLENGFPSVDYVSTKLNLSPRYLSDLLGSITGENTQQYIQNKLIEHSKNLLSSTSLSVSEIAFKLGFEHPQSFSKLFKIKTHQSPVKFRASFN
- a CDS encoding DUF4369 domain-containing protein, producing the protein MKKILFVLTASAAIISCSKVKDGEYLITGTATGIENGKTIILQGADPATRMPVSLDTVKVENGKFEIKGKVTEPAFHTLILQGANGPIPLILETGEIKVTIDKDSIQKSKVSGTYNNDEYVSFIEDITKTQKSLIDFQKKNNQKMQQAQQAQDTAVINSLMKQYMEIQKEVGENSKKKYYTYAESHPKSYITVVLIQNLLNDPAADTKKLESLYNSLDESLKTTTPGKEIKTRFGQAKMPSVGATAAPVGSAK
- a CDS encoding KTSC domain-containing protein; translated protein: MKKIVEYRKLLNVEKTAELKELKTIYRNAMKEAHPDKFQGDDAGLKAAEEKSKTIIEAYHFLVSIHPDTIKLNLPEYTETISTCTITDYKFVEGRLIIDFSNGSVYEYISVPKATYVKMVNADSPGRFAKRHILNSFTWRKKTNQE
- a CDS encoding SDR family oxidoreductase, which produces MTAIEKKLSGKIVVITGASSGIGKAIALKLAEHGAKVVLGARTQEKLALLAEQIKKTGGEAEYRVTDVKKKEDLHALIQRALSMYDRIDVLINNAGISELSRIDDLDIEGWEEMIDVNIKGVLYGMAAAIPAFKQQKSGHIINIISTSGIKIVPMQGVYAGTKNAVRTISEAFRQESNGEIRITGISPGVVKTDFVNNIKNDSMKFLIKENMEKMAISPNAIANAVLYAIEQPSDVEIGDIVIRPAVQN